The proteins below come from a single Streptococcus hyointestinalis genomic window:
- a CDS encoding DUF3284 domain-containing protein: MKLIRKLQITEDEFYDYLENDLLAPYQDINPDVEFKKGAIYTNNQEDPTAQVTLEILDYKRYSHYKALVKSYTDNLIISYQTLSLDNGNIEIIFEQNIQSFKRKNRFFSLFKETIYLGRMSDSLQDLQQKIIQKRNS; encoded by the coding sequence ATGAAATTGATACGTAAACTCCAAATTACTGAAGATGAATTTTATGATTATCTTGAGAATGATTTATTAGCACCCTATCAAGATATAAATCCTGATGTGGAATTTAAGAAAGGAGCTATATATACCAACAATCAGGAGGACCCGACAGCACAAGTTACATTGGAAATTCTTGATTATAAGCGATATTCTCATTATAAAGCTTTGGTAAAGTCCTACACAGATAACCTAATCATTTCTTATCAGACACTTTCTTTGGATAATGGTAATATTGAAATTATATTTGAACAAAATATTCAATCATTCAAAAGAAAAAATAGATTTTTTTCTTTATTTAAAGAGACCATCTACCTTGGGCGTATGTCAGACTCTCTTCA